In the genome of Luteitalea pratensis, the window GGGACACTCGGTCGGCACGTCAAAGCCGAAGATTGGATCCCGCTCGGTCCTGGCTGTCGCGAGAGCGCCATCGTGAATCGCGTCGATGATGGCGCGGGTGTGCTTGAGACTGATGCGCCTTCCGGTGCCGTACGCGCCCCCACCCCAGCCCGTGTTCACCAGCCAGACGCGGGCGCCGTGCTGCTTCATCCGGGCGGCCAGGAGCTCGGCGTACTTGCTCGGATGCCACACCAGGAACGGCCCACCGAAGCAGGGCGAGAACGTGGCCTGTGGCTCGGTGAGCAATGCTCGTCATCCCCGACCAGGTGTCGTTTCGGATCGGCCGACAGCGTCGTCTTGCCTGTGCCGCTGAGCCCGAAGAGGAGCGACGACTGGCCGGTCTGCCGATCCGCCGTGGCCGAGCAGTGCATGGAGAGAATTCCCCGCTTCGGTGCGAAGTAGTTCGCCACCGTGAAGACGCCCTTCTTCATCTCGCCGGCGTACTCGGTGCCGAGGATCACCAGCTCGCGGTCCTCGAGGCTGAGTGCGATGCTCGTTGTCGAACCGATCCCGATGGTGAGGCGATCGGCTGGAAACGCCCCTGCGTTGTAGATCGTGAAATCGGGCCTGCCGAAGTTCGCCAACTCGTCAGGGGTCGACCGGATCAACATGGTGTGCATAGAGAGCGCGTGGTAGGGGCGCGAACAGATCACCCGGACCTTGATGCGATACTTCGGATCCCACCCGGCGAACCCATCGAAGCAGTAGAGGCGCTCACGGGTGTTCAGGTAGTCGAGCGCGCGCTGGCGATTGGCCGCTAAGGTCTCCGCGTCGCACGACGTGTTGACGGGGCCCCACCAGACGTCCCGTTCCGAATCCGGGTGTCTGACCACCCGCTTGTCCCTCGGCGAACGACCGGTCTTCACGCCCGAATAGGCAACCAGTGCGCCGTTCTCAGCAATGCTGGAGTCCTTTCGTAACGAATGGCGTGCTCGTACAGCGCACTGGACTGCGCCTGACGATTGGCGTGGTGCCGGCGGACGGAGAGTCGGCAGCAGAGGGCGTACGATCTCCGATGATGCGGCTGAGCGGGAAGTGAGGATACATGCGCGACAGCGATCTCGATTTCACCGTAGCGAGGCTCGGCGAGTGCCGCCACCGCTCGCCGGTGTCAGGCGTCCGGTTCACCGACGATGCCGAGCGGGTCATTTATCACTCCACGCTCGAGCAGATGAAACCCTGGCTCGACGCCGGCGCAGCGCCTCCGGCCATGGAAGCCGCCGGGCCACGCCAGATGCTGTACTTCGATCCGGCCGGGCTCACGTGCGGCATCGTGACGTGCGGCGGGCTCTGTCCCGGGCTGAACGACGTGGTCCGATCGATTGTCAGGAGTCTGCGCCTCAACTACGGTGTCAGGACGATCTACGGCTTCCGTTTCGGCTACGAAGGGCTCGTCGGCCGGCTCGGGCACGAGCCGCTCGAGTTGACACCCGAATTCGTCCATCGGATCCACGAGGGCGGCGGGTCGATCCTGGGGTCATCCCGAGGGCACCAGGACGCGGCGGAAATGGTCGACTACCTGAAAGACCTGGGGGTCGGGGTCCTGTTCGCCATCGGCGGGGACGGGACGCTCCGCGGGGCACAGACGATCGGCGAGGAAGCGGCGCGGCGGGGACTCGAGATCGGCATCATCGGCGTCCCGAAGACGATCGACAACGACGTCTCCTTCGTGCAGCGCACGTTCGGATTCGAGACGGCCGTAACCGAGGCGCGGCGCGCCACGCTGGCAGCAAACGCCGAGGCCGAAGCCGCACGTAACGGCATCGGGCTCGTGAAACTCATGGGCCGCGATTCGGGGTTCATCGCCGCGTACTCGACACTTGTCAACAACCACGTGAACTTCTGCCTGGTGCCGGAGGTGCCGTTCACGCTCGAGAAGTTCCTCTCGGCCCTGCAACAGCGGCTCGAGCGTCGAAGCCATGCGGTCGTCGTGGTCGCGGAGGGCGCCGGCCAGGATCTGATGGCAAAGAGCGGCGAGCGAGATGCGTCCGGCAACGTCCGGTATGGCGATATCGGTGCCTTTCTGCGCAATGCGATCACCGATCACTTCACGCGGCATGGCGTCGCGATCACGCTCAAGTACATCGATCCCAGCTACACCATCAGAAGCGTGCCGGCGACCGCCCACGACTCTGCCTTCTGCCTGCTCCTCGGGCAGAGCGCGGTTCACGCCGGTCTCAGCGGCCGCACCAACATGGTCGTCAGCTTCTGGAATCACCATTTCACGCACGTGCCGATATCGCTCGCGGTGTCCGAGCGCAAGAAGATTGACCCGGAAGACACACTCTGGAACAGCGTGATCACGTCGACCGGTCAGCCTCGCGACATGCGGTCACGACGCGAAGCCAGATCGGCGAGACTGCCGCCGACGAGGAGTCCGATCGCCATGACCCCGACCACGAACACCGCCTTGAAGGAGAGTGCCAGGGTTGTAGCGGCGAGCGATGGATCGGCGGCCGTGCCGGCCGCTGACAGGCGCATCGCGCCCGCCATGCTCTGGTAGATGAAGACCCCTGGCATCATCGGTACAGCACCAGCGAACGCGAGCGCTGAAAACGGCAGGTGCATGCCAATGGCGGCGGTGTTGGCGACGAGGCCGATCGCCAGGCATCCGAACAACGTCGACATCGACATCCCCAGGGGTTCGAGCCCGACGTAGCGGAGACCATGCCCGACCATGCCGCAGACTATGGACACCCAGAGGACCCGCCACGGCGCGTTGTAGAACGCGCCGAAGCCGCACGCGGCCACGCCGGCCAGCGCCATATCCAGCGGCAACCCGATCGACACCGCCTCTGACGGCAACGTCAACATGGTGGCAGGACCGAGCGTGGGCCAGCCACCGAGGACGACGCCGAGCGCGGTGGCGATGAGGATGCCCATCGCGAGCACCAGCCGGTAGATGCCCGTCGGTATGTGGTTGTCCAGCATGTCGTACACGCTGTTTATGAGGTACGGGCCGGGCACGAGCATCAATGCCGGCACGATCAGGCAGAAGCCCGGTGTAGCCGTCCAGGCCAGACGGATCGCCAGCCCGCCAATCGCCGCGCCAATCAGCCCCGCCGCGAAGGGTTGTGCGAAGAGAATGACAGGCCGCCTCGCAAGCACCTGCCGCGCGAGCAGCCCGACGGAGGACGAGACTCCGCTCGCGACGACCGCGCCAGAGTCCGCGCCCAGTAGCCAGGCGATTGCTGATGCCGCCAGGCCGAAGAGAGCGACCACCACCCAGCGGTCGTGCCGCGGAGGCAGGCGTTCCAGGGTCTCCAGACGCCGCGTGGCTTCGTCGAGCCCGATGTGATCAAGGCACAGCTCGTCGCTGACACTCAGTACGCCCGCACTGACGGCGACGTTGATTCGAAGCTCCGGCGCCCGCGCGTGGAAACCACGTCCATCGGCCAACGCAAGCGTGACCTCTCGGTAGCCGACGACCGTCTGCACGCTGACGCCCACGTGCCGTGCCACCTGACCGATAGCGCGCTCGAGATGTTTCGAGCGGACGTTGTATTCGACCAGGAGGCGCGCATTCAATTGAAGAAAGCGCAGCGCTGCCTCACTTGGTCTGGCAACGTCGTGTGGCGGCTCGATGGAGCCCGATTCGGAGGTCATCGTCGCGGGCGCAGCCTGCGCAGCGTCCTCAGACGCATGGGCCGCCGGCCACTCTTCGACCGTGCTCTGCGAGCAGCGTACCACTGTCCGATACGTTGCCACCCTTCCCGCACCGCGGCTGTTCGACCTGCATCGGAAGACCCGGCCGCCAGGTCGGATCGCCGCGTCCGCGTGGCGATCAGGCCGGCCTGGACCACTTCTTGAGTAAGTCAGCATCGTGGTTCGGCGATCAGGATGGCTGGCTCGATTGGCCACGGCTTCCGCGCAGGCGAACCATTTTCACGTGGGCGGTATTTCCCAGATGACGAAGAAATTCCCCGCGCTCCGGGTCCTGGTGGTCGAGGACGAGCGGCTGCCCTTCAGGACTGGCTGCGTCAGGCGCATGTCTCAGGACTCGGGTAACCAACCGATCGTCCCGTGGACGAGGGGAGGACGTGGCCGAACGGTCGGCAACCGACGACGATCAGCGGATTGTCCGCGGCCTCACCCCTGACGACGATGATCACCGAAGACCAGACACCCGTTATCGAATTTCTGACAAGGCCATCCACGCACGGCGGAGCGACGGTCGAGCGCATCGACACGCACGCCTCCATCGTGTTTCTCGCGGGTGCGCGAGCGTACAAGCTGAAGCGGGCCGTGCGCTTCGACTATCTCGACTTCTCCACGCCCGAGCGCCGCCACGCGCTGTGCCAGGCGGAAGTTCGCCTCAATCGACGGACGGCGCCGACGCTCTATCGTGGCGTCGTCGCCGTCACTCGCCAGCAAGACGGGCGCTATGAGCTGGGTGGTGCAGGCACGCCAGTTGACTGGCTCGTGGAAATGCATCGGTTTCCGCAAGAGGCCCTGTTCGATCGACTGGCAGCGGCCGGTACCCTTGGCGTGACGCTCATGTCGCCCTTGGGGGCGGCCATCGCTGACTTTCACAAATCCGCCGAGCATCGCCCGGATCACGGCGGCAAGGCGGGCATGTCCTGGGTCGTTGATGGCAATGCCGCAGGGTTTGCCGAATTCGGGGCCGCGTGTCTGGAGCGGTCAGCAGCACATCGGGTGACCGCCCACGCGTCCAGCGAACTCGACCGTCTCGGGCCCCTGCTGGATCAGCGCCGGGAGTCAGGTTTCGTTCGGCAGTGTCACGGCGATCTCCATTTGCGCAACATCGTGCTGTTGGACGCAACACCAACCCTGTTTGACGGCGTCGAGTTCAACGAGGAGATCTCCTGCACCGACGTCTTGTACGATCTCGCGTTTCTGCTGATGGATCTCTGGCGGCGACGACTGCCGCGTCATGCCAACATCGTGTGGAACCGCTACCTGGCCGAAGCCGCAGACATCGATGGCGTGGCTCTCATGCCGCTGTTCTTGTCCTGCCGGGCGGCCGTTCGCGCCAAGACCAGCGCGACGGCGGCACAGCTTCAAGACGACGCGCAGCGCCGCGGTGAGCTCGAGGCACTCGCGCGCGAATATCTCGCCATGGCCGACCTGGTGCTGCATCCACCCACGCCCTGTCTCGTCGCCGTTGGAGGTTTCTCGGGCTCGGGCAAGTCGACACTCGCGCTGGGCCTCGCTCCGTCGATCGGCGCCGTCCCCGGCGCGATCGTGTTGCGCAGCGACGAGACGCGGAAGCGTCTCTGCGGTGTTCCCCTCCTCCAGCACCTCGGACCGGAAGGATACTCGGCGAGCGTGTCCGAGCGTGTGTACGCCACGGTGACCGAACATGCCGCACAGATCCTCCGCGCGGGCCACAGCGTCATCGTCGACGCGGTCTCTTTCCGCCCGGCCGATCGGGACGCGATCGAGCACGTGGCGGCGGCCGCCTCGGTGCCGTTCATGGGGTTCTGGCTGGAGGCGCCAGAGCCGATGCTGATGCACAGGACGGCGCAGCGCCATGGCGATGCATCCGATGCCGATGGCAGCGTCGTTCGCACCCAGCGCGCTCATGACACCGGTGACCTGCGTTGGTGTCGTATTGATGCTTCCGTGCCGGCGGCATCCGTGTTGTCCGTTGTGATGAACCGCGTCCGGGAGCGACGGCACGATGCCTTGAACCTCGATTGATCAGGCTCTGCGATTCAGCACCCCTGCGAGCGCGTGTTCGGTGCACGTGTCTTTGCGGGAGTGCTGGACGGACGTGCTCACGGACTCCCGGCGGCGACCGCGAGCGGAGTACAGCAGTTCCTCGTTCGCGCAACTGGATCACACATGCTGATTCACCAACTCCCACTGGACGCCGCGTTTGCAACCCTGCGCAGTGTCCCGGCCGGCCTGACACACGCAGAGGCCGCTGCACGATGGCACGAATTCGGTCCCAACCGCATCGAACCCCTGGCGCCAACGCCGCTCGCCGTTCGCTTCCTCCGACAGTTCACCCATCTCTTCGCGATCTTGCTGTGGGTCGCCGCGCTCCTGGCACTGATCGCGAACCGATGGATGCCGGGTCAGGGAATGGCCACGCTTGCCGCCGCCATCGTCGCCGTGATCGTGATCAACGGCGCCTTCTCGTTCTGGCAGGAGTACCGTGCCGAAGAGACGATGTCCGCGCTGCAGCGTCTGCTCCCTCACCAGGTGAGGACGCTGCGCAACGGGGCAACGGTGGTGCTCGCATCCGAGGACGTCGTCCCCGGCGATGTCATCTTTCTGACTGCCGGAGACGACGTGCCCGCCGACTGTCGGCTCGTCGAAGGATT includes:
- a CDS encoding threonine/serine exporter family protein encodes the protein MLTYSRSGPGRPDRHADAAIRPGGRVFRCRSNSRGAGRVATYRTVVRCSQSTVEEWPAAHASEDAAQAAPATMTSESGSIEPPHDVARPSEAALRFLQLNARLLVEYNVRSKHLERAIGQVARHVGVSVQTVVGYREVTLALADGRGFHARAPELRINVAVSAGVLSVSDELCLDHIGLDEATRRLETLERLPPRHDRWVVVALFGLAASAIAWLLGADSGAVVASGVSSSVGLLARQVLARRPVILFAQPFAAGLIGAAIGGLAIRLAWTATPGFCLIVPALMLVPGPYLINSVYDMLDNHIPTGIYRLVLAMGILIATALGVVLGGWPTLGPATMLTLPSEAVSIGLPLDMALAGVAACGFGAFYNAPWRVLWVSIVCGMVGHGLRYVGLEPLGMSMSTLFGCLAIGLVANTAAIGMHLPFSALAFAGAVPMMPGVFIYQSMAGAMRLSAAGTAADPSLAATTLALSFKAVFVVGVMAIGLLVGGSLADLASRRDRMSRG
- a CDS encoding AAA family ATPase; amino-acid sequence: MITEDQTPVIEFLTRPSTHGGATVERIDTHASIVFLAGARAYKLKRAVRFDYLDFSTPERRHALCQAEVRLNRRTAPTLYRGVVAVTRQQDGRYELGGAGTPVDWLVEMHRFPQEALFDRLAAAGTLGVTLMSPLGAAIADFHKSAEHRPDHGGKAGMSWVVDGNAAGFAEFGAACLERSAAHRVTAHASSELDRLGPLLDQRRESGFVRQCHGDLHLRNIVLLDATPTLFDGVEFNEEISCTDVLYDLAFLLMDLWRRRLPRHANIVWNRYLAEAADIDGVALMPLFLSCRAAVRAKTSATAAQLQDDAQRRGELEALAREYLAMADLVLHPPTPCLVAVGGFSGSGKSTLALGLAPSIGAVPGAIVLRSDETRKRLCGVPLLQHLGPEGYSASVSERVYATVTEHAAQILRAGHSVIVDAVSFRPADRDAIEHVAAAASVPFMGFWLEAPEPMLMHRTAQRHGDASDADGSVVRTQRAHDTGDLRWCRIDASVPAASVLSVVMNRVRERRHDALNLD